The genomic segment CACCCCTAAGCAGCCAGTACCCACCCTGGAGTGCGCCCACCTCACCACCAGGCTGCGACACTTTCACCAGCAAAATCTGGGAATGCCTGGGAGCAAAACCCTGACCTGGGTCCTGGGAGGGGAAGACTCCCCTCCCTGCAGAGTGTGGGCCTGGAGCCACCTGAGGAGATTCCCGTGGGTCTGAGCCCCTGCCCATCGTGGGCACCCGGATTCGGGTGCCGGGTGCAGCAAGGCGGGCGCACATTTCCGGACGGGGGCCCACGTGCTGAACCTGCTCACCCACCCGCTGGCCCACAGCGTGCAgccccgcgccgccgccgcccgcgaGCTGCTTCTCGCTGCACTCGAGGACCTCAGCCAGGAGCAGCTGAAGCGCTTCCGACACAAGCTGCGGGACGCGCCGGTGGACGGCCGAAGCATCCCGTGGGGCCGGTTGGAGAGGGCGGACGCCGTGGACCTCGCCGACCAGCTGACCCAGTTCTACGGGCCGGAGCCCGCACTGGACGTGGCCCGCAAGACCCTGAAGAGGGCGGACGCGCGCGACATCGCGGCTTGGCTCAAGGAGCAGCGGCTGCAGCGTGAGCTCGGGGCGCGGGGCGCCGGGTGCCTACCCCTCCATTCCCTCTCGTCCGGGCAGGGTCGGCACGCAGCCACCCTCGTTTCCGCTTCCGCAGGAAAGCCCGGCGCGCCCCTTGCCCGCGCAGGCTTCGCCCACAGGTTCCCGGGCCCGAGGCTGGGATCCCCGGGTGCCCCTGGGAGTGGCCACGACCCCCCactgcgcccctcccccctcgaGTGCCGGTGGCCTCACGGCAGGTCTTCCTTTCAGGGCTCGGCCCCAGCTCCGCGGCGCTGCTCTCCGTGTCCGGTAGGTCTCTGGGTGGGAAGCGCAGGCCCTGGGCTGTCCTGGGCTAGAGCACAAGTGCCCTCGCGCCAGTCTGGGTCCTACAGCTGCTCGCAGAGAGCAGCGGGTACGGCAGGGCCAACGGGTCGGGGGGTCGTGGCGCAGCCGGGGACGTCGAGCCTGGAGCCGGGTGGGGAGCGCAGCGGGCACCGGGGGTCAGCTGACACAGCcggccccctccccggcccccgACCACCCGTCCCCAGAGTACAAGAAGAAATACCGGGAGCACGTGCTCCGGCAGCACGCCAAGGTGAAGGAGAGGAACGCCCGCTCGGTGAAGATCACCAAGCGCTTTACCAAGCTGCTCATCGCGCCCGAGAGCGCCGCGCCGGAGTGCGAGGCCGCGGGGCCCGCGGAGGAGCCGGAGCCGGAGCGCGCCCAGCGCTCGGACACCCACACCTTCAACCGCCTGTTCAGCCGCGACGAGGAGGGCCAGCGGCCGCTGACCGTGGTGCTGCAGGGACCGGCGGGCATCGGCAAGACCATGGCCGCCAAGAAAATCCTCTACGACTGGGCGGCGGGCAAGCTGTACCAGGGCAAGGTGGACTTCGCCTTCTTCCTGCCCTGCGCGGAGCTGCTGGGGCGGCCCGGCGCGTGCAGCCTGGCCGACCTGATCCTGGGCCAGTGCCCGGACCGCAGCGCCCCGCTGCGGCAGATGCTCCAGAAGTCCGAGCGGCTGCTCTTCATCCTGGACGGCGCGGACGAGCTGCCGGCGCCCGGGCCGGCGGAGGCCGCCCCCTGCTCGGACCCCTTCGAGGCCGCAGGCGGCGAGCGGGTGCTGGGCGGCCTCCTGAGCAAGGCGCTCCTGCCCCGGGCCCGCCTGCTGGTGACCACGCGCGCCGCCGCCCCGGGCGGGCTGCAGGGCCGCCTGTGCTCCCCACAGTGCGCCGAGGTGCGCGGCTTCTCCGACAAGGACAAGAAGAAATACTTCTACAAGTTCTTCCAGGACGAGTGGAGGGCGGAGCGCGCCTACCGCTTCGTGAAGGAGAACGAGACGCTGTTTTCGCTGTGCTTCGTGCCCTTCGTGTGCTGGATCGTGTGCACGGTTCTGCGCCAGCAGCTCGAGCTCGGCCAGGACCTGTCGCGCACCACCAAGACCACCACGTCCGTGTACCTGCTTTTCGTCGTCAGCGTCCTCAGCCCGGCGCCCGCGGCGGACCGGCCCCAGCTGCAGGGCGAGCTGCGCAAACTGTGCCGCCTGGCCCGCGAAGGTGTTCTGGGGCGCAGGGCGCATTTCACGGAGAAGGATCTGGAAAGACTGCAGCTTCGTGGCTCCAAGGTGCAGACGCTGTTTCTCAGCAAGAAAGAGCTGCCGGGCGTGCTCCAGGCCGAGGTCACCTACCAGTTCATTGACCAGAGCTTCCAGGAGTTCTTCGCTGCGCTCTCCTACCTGCTGGGGGACGAGGGGCCTCCCGGGGCGCCGGCTGGCGGAGTTGGAGAGCTTCTGCGGGGAGACCCGCAGCCGCGCCGCCACCTGGCGCTCACCACGCGCTTCCTCTTCGGACTGCTGAGCGTGGAGCGGCTACATGACGTTGAGCACCACTTCGGCTGCGTGGTTTCGGAGCGCGTGAAGCAGGATGTCCTGAAGTGGGCGCGGGACCAGGGCCAGGGTCGCCCCAGGGCGGCGCCAGAGCGAGCGGAGGACACCAACTCGCTCAAGGGCACTGAGAGGTCAGAGTCCGAGGacgaggaggacgaggaggagggggagggggaatacAGCTTCCTGATGGTGCTGCTGTACTGCCTGTACGAGACGCAGGACAGCGCCTTCGTGCGCCAGGCCCTGCGGGGCCACCCTGAGCTCGCGCTGGAGCGCCTGCGCTTGAGCCGCATGGACCTGGCTGTCCTGAGCTACTGCGTGCGGTGCTGCCCGGCCGGACCGGCGCTGCGGCTGGTCAGCTGTACACTGCCTGCCctgcagaagaagaagaagaagagcctGGTGAAGCGACTGCAGAACAGCCTGGGCGGCAGCTCGTGAGTCCCGGGGGCGGGTTTCCTCTCCCAGGCCTGCTCTGTGGGCGCGGATCCACCGCCTGCCCACCTGCAGGTCCTGGTGGGCGTGGGGAGCCTGCTCAACCACCTTACCAGAGGCAGGACCTTAGGGCCAGTTTTGCCCCCGCCGTTGTGGGGCAGCCTTCCAAGTACCCCGTgccccccatgcccacccccaaGTACACCAGGTGTCACAACAGCCGGCCATGCCTGTCTCCTTCGCCAGGCTCTCAGCTGCCCCCCAGGCGAGGCTGGTGTTGGTGTTTCCGGCACTTAGCCCCCACCTGCACCTGACCCACGTGCTCAGCATCTGCGACCCCACGGCCCTGCACAGCAGGCAGCAGCGGGAGGCGCGTGGGGCCGTGGGTGAGAGGGTCCACTTTGGGCTTGGGGTGAGGACGAAGGCAGATCGGGCACCTGCGGACCacggggagaagggaggggctggaaggGGCGGGGGGcttcacctctctctcccccagcagTTCTCAAGCCACCACAAGAAAACCCCAGGCCTCCTCACTGCGCCTGCTCTGCGAGGCCCTGACTGACCAGCAGTGCGGTCTGACCAGCCTGACGTGAGTGACCATGCCCCCAACCCCTTCCCGGAAGGGACACAGAGCAGCGTGCCCTGGGAAGGACAGAGGTGTGTCCCTGTctggggagggctgaggagaGGGCTGACAGCCTGGAGCCTCTGGTTTCCTGTGCCGGGTCCACAGGCTCTGACCAGGTGgggcagcagagggcaggggcaggggtccCTCACTACATAGGTGCTGGTTAGGAAGGGGGTTGGCTGGGTTCCATCCAGACGCAGGTGCAGCTGAGctctcgggggtggggggcatgcagGAGAGCAGAATGTATTTCCCGTCCAAGGGGGGATGCTCCGTACCACGTACAACTGCCGAGCAGCCCCTCTGGACTCTCAGGGGCAGCAGAGGAGGCCGGGCTGCACTCTGCCCCCTTGGCGGGTCAGTCCGTCCAagctccaggcccctcccctgggaCACGGAGACGGAGGTCGGCCTCAGGGCTGCCGTGAGCATCAGCGAGGTTCCCAGCTCAGTGCGTCCTGGCGTTCCCTGTGGTCGGTACCCGGCCGGCGGAAGTCAGGGCAACAGGAGAGCTGGTGTGCGTGGGGCTCGGCAAGGAGGGCCGTCTGTCACGGCGCTGCGGCAGCTTCGTGGGAACTGAGAGTTTCCAGTGACtggaagcaaacacagggagcgGAATGGCCATCAGCCCTACAGCATCTACCCAGTGCGGCAGGAAGAGCAGAAGCCACACCCTGCCGGGCTGCTGGGGACCCAGCAGCCAAACTGCGGCCACCTTAGCTAGAGGGACGAGTGCGTGGAGGTGACGCGCAGAGGGTAGAGTCTGCGTGGGCTCCTCCTAAAGCTCATGTGCCGTGGTGTCCTGGGGAAGCCTGGCGTGCGGTCCTGCCCCCAGGGACACCCTGGTGACAAAGGGCAGGGAGGCCGTGCTGCCAACACATCTCCAGACCgggcctcagccccagggagcggGCAGTTTGCACAGCTGGGGGCCGCGTGGCGGCTGAGGAGCCTGAGACAGACCCTGTGCTTCCGGACCCCAGGCTGTCCCACTGCAGACTGCCGGACTCGGCCTGCCGTGACCTGTCCGAGGCCCTGAGGCAGGCCCCTGCCCTGACCGAGCTGAGCCTCCTCCACAACGGGCTCAGCGAGGAGGGCCTGCGTGTGCTGAGcgagggcctggcctggcccaggtGCCGGGTGCAGACACTCAGGTGAGGCTGGGTCTGGGAGGGACctagggagggggtggggtccCCCCAGGATTGGGCCCCCCCAGAGGCTCCTGAGCTCAACCATTCTCCAGGCTACAGCAACCtggcctccaggaagccctccagcACCTGGTTGCCCTGCTCCGGCACAGCCCTGCACTGGCCACCCTGGATCTCAGTGGCTGCCAGCTGTCGGAGCCCATGCTGACCTACCTGTGTGCGGTCCTGCAGCATCCAGGATGCCACCTGCAGACCCTCAGGTGCAGGAAGGGCTTGGGGACGCACCTCTCAAGCCCAGGTTGGGGCGGGCACCTGGGGGCTTCCCCTTGACCTTGGAGAAGAGCCCCTCCCAGGTTCTCCCTGAGTCACCACAGTCCCTGGAGATACAGCCTCCAAAGCCCTGGCCCAGCCCGTACCTCGACACTCCGCCAGACTGAATGTCCGTTTGTCATCTGGTGCCCATGGGGACAGTCTGGGTCAATGAGCCAGCACCCTCTCACTCCCCAAAGACTCggcccccagctcctgcccctctccccagcctctgaCAGCCCCTGACAGGCCATCTTCTGTCACTGTGTACCTTTGCTGCCCCCTGTTGCTCCCCTGTCACCACCTACCCCCACCCGGGACTCCTCTTCCCTCCCAACCAATTCCCCCCTCGTCCCGTGTCCATGGCTACAGTCTGGCCTCCATGGAGCTGAGTGAGCGCTCGCTGGAGGAGCTGCGGGCTGTGAGGGCAGCAAAGCCAGGCCTGGTCATCACACACCCAGCGCTGGACAGCCACCCCGAGCCCCTCAAGGGATTCAGCATGGCCTTCTGAGGCCCCGAAGGCCAGCGCCGCCAGGGGGGCTGCCTTCAGCCCTGCAAAATAGACCTCCCTGTGCTGAGGGAGGGGCCCAGATGGACGTGGTCCCTCTCATGGTCCTGGACAGGGCGCAGGGCATGCCTGAGGATAGCCAGAGACCACTCCTCCCCCCAACCTCCATGTTGTCCCCACCCAACTCCCCCTTCTGGGGCCCTCCAGCCACCCCCTTGCCGATGTCCCCAGCAACAGTAAGGATGCTGAGACCCCCAGCGACTAAGTGTTGAGCTTTCCCTGGTGTGCTGGGCACAGAGCGACACCTTCACTGACCCTGTCGCCATCTGCAGTACCAGCCCCATGGACCCACAGTTCTGTCCCTGGCCACTGAGGATCAAGCAGGGGCTGCCCCTCTAGCAGAAGTAGGCCGGTCACTGTGCCTCCCCAGGAGTCTGGGTCTTGGCACCAGGAGTGAAGCTGTCCCCAAGGCCGTGGGCTGGGCCCAGAGGGGTCCACAGGCTGTTGAAGGTCTTCGGGAACCGAGACCAGGGCCGAGTGGAGAAGGCAGTGGCCCGACCCCGGAGGGCATGGGGGTAGGTGGTGTGCATTGAAAATAAAGTCTCCTTTgcgtgtttttttctttttaaaaaatctttattgttattgaactacagttgtatgccttttctccccatccctccagcccaccccacatgttttttttattttctttattgtttttttagagagagggtgggagaaagagagggagagaaacatcagtgtgagtttgcctctctcgtgccccaTACCAGAGACccagcccgcagcccaggcatgtgccccgcctgggaattgaacccgagaccctttggttcgcaggccgatgctcaatccaggagccacaccagccaaggctgtctTCTTTGCATTTGTCTGTTGGTTCCCGTTGCACTCGGCCATCTCTCCTTTGGTGCCTAACCCatctgtgtggggtggggccaAAGTCCCCATTTCAGGGACGAGAGAGCCGAGACTCGAGGGACCAGCCTGGCAGCAGGAAGCTCTGAGGCTCGATGGACAGGCCAGCAGCGGGTAGCTCTCACATCCTCAGGCGTCCTCTGCTCCACACTGCTGGGCCTGGCCTGCCCCTGAGCCCCCATCCAGGTGGAGGGGGCCCTGGAGGCAGCCCCTCCACTTCCCAGGGGACGCGCCCTTCTATAATCCCTTTCAAATCCCGTCCTTCGTTCCACACATCAGACGAAATCCCCGCCCCGCGGGAGCTGGCGCGGGTGCAGGAAGACAGGCAGCAAATTTGCGCGGCCAGGGCCGATCAGCGCTGTGGAGGAGAGGGATCCAGAgcaaggggacaggaggggaggagCGAGGGTTTCCTGTTCCTGGAAGGGCCTGGGGAAGCCTAAATGGGGACGGGGACCCCAAGGACACCCTGAGAAAGTGTTCCAGGCCATGGACAAGCAGGCCAGCGCTGGGCCACAGAGGGGGTGTCTTGGTGAGCTCAGGCTGCTGTGGCAAAACAGACACTGACGGGTCACAGACCACAGGGACTAATTCCCCACGGTCCTGGAGGCTGCAAAGCCCAAGGCCAAGGTGCCAGTCAACTCGGTGACTCAGTGTCTGGTGACGACCCTGTTTCTGGTCGCAGGTGGCTGTCCTCTCCTTGTCTTGCTTGCTCTCTGGCCTCTTTTAAGGGCACTCGTCCCATTCTTGGTGGTTCGTGACCCGATGGCCTCcgaaaggccccacctccaaatgccatcTCATTGGGGATTAGATGACAACAGATGGACAGATTTGGGGGACACCACCATTCAGTCCTCAGCAGGGAGCACGCTCAGAATGTCTGGATgcctcagagagagaagggagccaGCTGATGgcgtgtggtgggggaggggaccttGGTGACTTGTCCCCTGACGAGGTGGGCACCACAGCAGAGCAGAAGGTGTGGTCTGACCTCAGCACCGtcaggaaggaagggcagggcaggagcaGAAAGTGCGGAGTGCGCCAGCCCAGGAGGCCACGGGGCAAGGGACAGGGAGGGCGGGCAAGCGTGGAAGGCGGGCCTCCTGGGTGGATATACGTGGAGGGACACCGGTGGCCAGAGCAGCTGTGTCAGCGGTGTGGCCTTGGCCTGTGCTGGGGGAGGCGGCAGGAAGAGCAGTGTCGGGGACGTGTTGAATCTGGTGTCTCTGGCCAGGCCAAGGGGCCAGAGCACCTGCGTCACTTGGCTCAGACATCTGGGCGTGGGACACAGGACGGGACAGGCCCAGGGCAGAGCCCGGGTGTCCAGGGGGGCAAGTGGGGAGCTGGCAGCTGAGAGCACAGGCTGCACCCCGGCAAAGAGAAGGACACCTGCGCAGGAGGACACCTGGACGTCCCCTAGAGGGCGGACGGGAGGGGGACACCACCGCCAGAGGCCCCTGCACCTCTCAGGTCCACCCTAGGAGAAGTCTT from the Desmodus rotundus isolate HL8 chromosome 5, HLdesRot8A.1, whole genome shotgun sequence genome contains:
- the NLRP6 gene encoding NACHT, LRR and PYD domains-containing protein 6 isoform X2; its protein translation is MDEPEAPCSSVQPRAAAARELLLAALEDLSQEQLKRFRHKLRDAPVDGRSIPWGRLERADAVDLADQLTQFYGPEPALDVARKTLKRADARDIAAWLKEQRLQRLGPSSAALLSVSEYKKKYREHVLRQHAKVKERNARSVKITKRFTKLLIAPESAAPECEAAGPAEEPEPERAQRSDTHTFNRLFSRDEEGQRPLTVVLQGPAGIGKTMAAKKILYDWAAGKLYQGKVDFAFFLPCAELLGRPGACSLADLILGQCPDRSAPLRQMLQKSERLLFILDGADELPAPGPAEAAPCSDPFEAAGGERVLGGLLSKALLPRARLLVTTRAAAPGGLQGRLCSPQCAEVRGFSDKDKKKYFYKFFQDEWRAERAYRFVKENETLFSLCFVPFVCWIVCTVLRQQLELGQDLSRTTKTTTSVYLLFVVSVLSPAPAADRPQLQGELRKLCRLAREGVLGRRAHFTEKDLERLQLRGSKVQTLFLSKKELPGVLQAEVTYQFIDQSFQEFFAALSYLLGDEGPPGAPAGGVGELLRGDPQPRRHLALTTRFLFGLLSVERLHDVEHHFGCVVSERVKQDVLKWARDQGQGRPRAAPERAEDTNSLKGTERSESEDEEDEEEGEGEYSFLMVLLYCLYETQDSAFVRQALRGHPELALERLRLSRMDLAVLSYCVRCCPAGPALRLVSCTLPALQKKKKKSLVKRLQNSLGGSSSQATTRKPQASSLRLLCEALTDQQCGLTSLTLSHCRLPDSACRDLSEALRQAPALTELSLLHNGLSEEGLRVLSEGLAWPRCRVQTLRLQQPGLQEALQHLVALLRHSPALATLDLSGCQLSEPMLTYLCAVLQHPGCHLQTLSLASMELSERSLEELRAVRAAKPGLVITHPALDSHPEPLKGFSMAF
- the NLRP6 gene encoding NACHT, LRR and PYD domains-containing protein 6 isoform X1: MDEPEAPCSSVQPRAAAARELLLAALEDLSQEQLKRFRHKLRDAPVDGRSIPWGRLERADAVDLADQLTQFYGPEPALDVARKTLKRADARDIAAWLKEQRLQRLGPSSAALLSVSEYKKKYREHVLRQHAKVKERNARSVKITKRFTKLLIAPESAAPECEAAGPAEEPEPERAQRSDTHTFNRLFSRDEEGQRPLTVVLQGPAGIGKTMAAKKILYDWAAGKLYQGKVDFAFFLPCAELLGRPGACSLADLILGQCPDRSAPLRQMLQKSERLLFILDGADELPAPGPAEAAPCSDPFEAAGGERVLGGLLSKALLPRARLLVTTRAAAPGGLQGRLCSPQCAEVRGFSDKDKKKYFYKFFQDEWRAERAYRFVKENETLFSLCFVPFVCWIVCTVLRQQLELGQDLSRTTKTTTSVYLLFVVSVLSPAPAADRPQLQGELRKLCRLAREGVLGRRAHFTEKDLERLQLRGSKVQTLFLSKKELPGVLQAEVTYQFIDQSFQEFFAALSYLLGDEGPPGAPAGGVGELLRGDPQPRRHLALTTRFLFGLLSVERLHDVEHHFGCVVSERVKQDVLKWARDQGQGRPRAAPERAEDTNSLKGTERSESEDEEDEEEGEGEYSFLMVLLYCLYETQDSAFVRQALRGHPELALERLRLSRMDLAVLSYCVRCCPAGPALRLVSCTLPALQKKKKKSLVKRLQNSLGGSSSSQATTRKPQASSLRLLCEALTDQQCGLTSLTLSHCRLPDSACRDLSEALRQAPALTELSLLHNGLSEEGLRVLSEGLAWPRCRVQTLRLQQPGLQEALQHLVALLRHSPALATLDLSGCQLSEPMLTYLCAVLQHPGCHLQTLSLASMELSERSLEELRAVRAAKPGLVITHPALDSHPEPLKGFSMAF